In Archangium violaceum, the following are encoded in one genomic region:
- a CDS encoding CDP-alcohol phosphatidyltransferase family protein, with translation MSKPQAQALEPHVLVLDTQQSYKRLEEDALIRSVREACRYFAVHHLPYRLSPVILGVPGLLLHLFLLVAVHTFERARWMYALWVVCRVLHFCLDTMDGTLARRNGTQSTARHFWDHWVDVVNSAMAVLIIAQLGPRQGVLLLPYILLTAIGQLFFYLGLCRYFATGIMREPYGNHLWNYVFCLFLGLSVCVHGVAVLDTPGFQLTYSLLSLLAFGVGLWSLLRDLVLMYRSPLSSLRFYVRILTAPTLILGLYVAWLQHWSDVFSARALVAIAMSSLTVSVHARQLVNKPPLWLTPECALFLLVLPLSLLPSSLQPALHHGLLLVMGVTMVLSMSRDLREMISRYPTIGFPLLWLPSTHKPVLQHVSNKRAA, from the coding sequence ATGAGCAAGCCGCAAGCACAGGCGTTGGAACCCCATGTGTTGGTCCTCGATACGCAACAGAGCTACAAGCGCCTGGAGGAGGATGCCCTCATCCGGTCCGTCCGGGAGGCTTGCCGGTACTTCGCCGTCCACCACCTCCCCTACAGGCTCTCCCCCGTCATCCTCGGCGTTCCCGGGCTGCTGCTCCATCTGTTCCTGCTCGTCGCCGTCCATACCTTCGAGCGCGCCCGGTGGATGTATGCGCTCTGGGTCGTTTGCCGCGTGCTCCACTTCTGTCTGGATACCATGGACGGCACACTCGCCCGGCGCAACGGAACACAGTCCACCGCGCGCCACTTCTGGGACCACTGGGTCGACGTCGTGAACTCCGCGATGGCGGTGCTCATCATCGCCCAGCTCGGTCCCCGCCAGGGTGTCCTCCTCCTGCCCTACATCCTGCTCACCGCCATCGGGCAGCTCTTCTTCTACCTCGGGCTGTGCCGCTACTTCGCCACGGGCATCATGCGCGAGCCCTACGGCAACCACCTCTGGAACTATGTCTTCTGTCTGTTCCTGGGGCTGTCCGTCTGCGTCCACGGCGTGGCGGTTCTCGACACGCCCGGCTTCCAGCTCACCTACTCCCTGCTGAGCCTCCTGGCCTTCGGCGTCGGCCTCTGGTCCCTGTTGCGAGACCTCGTGCTCATGTACCGCTCGCCGCTCTCCTCCCTCCGCTTCTACGTGCGCATCCTCACCGCGCCAACGCTCATCCTCGGCCTGTACGTGGCCTGGCTCCAGCATTGGAGCGATGTCTTCTCCGCCCGGGCCCTGGTCGCCATCGCCATGAGCAGCCTCACGGTGAGCGTCCATGCGCGCCAGCTCGTCAACAAGCCGCCCCTCTGGCTGACGCCCGAGTGCGCGCTGTTCCTCCTGGTGCTTCCCCTGTCGCTGTTGCCCTCGTCGCTCCAGCCCGCGCTCCACCACGGCCTGCTCCTGGTCATGGGGGTGACGATGGTCCTCAGCATGTCCCGCGACCTCCGGGAGATGATCTCCCGCTACCCGACCATCGGCTTTCCGCTGCTCTGGTTGCCTTCGACTCACAAGCCCGTGCTCCAGCACGTGAGCAACAAGCGCGCGGCATGA
- a CDS encoding aldo/keto reductase produces the protein MRYRIFGQRTGLKVSELALGTGMFGTAFGYGAAPDEVRNILRGYAEAGGNFIDTADNYQLGESETLIGAFIAPHRDDFIIASKYSRGATRAPSLAALGNNRKAMVQSVEASLKRLKTDRIDLYFVHMDDGVTPAEEIARGLDDLVRAGKIVYGGLSNFPAWRVATAANTADLRGWAPIAAVQLEYSLIQRTAERELLPMANGLGLGIMGWSPMGGGLLTGKYRKGEKGRATDLKGSVLHDDPVRNAPVLDALTAIAGELDSNPGRVAIAWVKAKGVLPVIGPRTRAQLDDNLAAATLQLSDEQLRRLDEITAVPLGYPHELLAAAEQRAIMTGHRWEQIDFPEGTVA, from the coding sequence ATGCGCTACAGGATTTTTGGCCAGAGGACGGGCCTCAAGGTCTCGGAGCTGGCTCTCGGCACTGGAATGTTTGGCACTGCCTTTGGCTATGGCGCCGCGCCGGACGAAGTCCGCAACATCCTGCGAGGCTATGCCGAGGCGGGCGGCAACTTCATCGACACCGCCGACAACTATCAGCTCGGCGAATCCGAGACACTGATTGGCGCGTTCATCGCGCCCCATCGCGATGACTTCATCATCGCCTCGAAATACAGTCGCGGCGCCACGAGGGCACCGTCGCTGGCGGCGCTCGGCAACAACCGCAAGGCGATGGTGCAGTCGGTCGAGGCCAGCTTGAAGCGACTCAAGACGGACCGCATCGACCTCTATTTCGTCCACATGGACGACGGCGTGACGCCGGCCGAGGAGATAGCACGCGGCCTCGATGATCTCGTGCGCGCCGGCAAGATTGTCTATGGGGGCTTGTCCAACTTCCCGGCGTGGCGGGTCGCCACCGCTGCCAATACGGCCGACCTGCGGGGCTGGGCACCGATCGCCGCCGTGCAGCTCGAATACAGCCTCATCCAGCGCACGGCCGAGCGCGAGCTGCTGCCGATGGCGAATGGCCTCGGCCTGGGCATCATGGGGTGGTCACCGATGGGCGGAGGGCTGCTCACCGGCAAGTACCGCAAGGGCGAGAAGGGCCGCGCGACCGACTTGAAGGGAAGCGTTCTCCATGACGACCCCGTGCGCAATGCCCCCGTGCTCGACGCGCTCACCGCCATCGCCGGGGAGCTCGACTCCAATCCGGGCCGGGTCGCCATCGCCTGGGTGAAGGCGAAGGGCGTCCTTCCGGTCATCGGACCGCGCACCCGCGCCCAACTCGACGACAACCTCGCCGCCGCCACGCTCCAGCTGAGCGACGAGCAGCTCCGCCGCCTGGACGAAATCACCGCGGTCCCGCTCGGCTACCCGCATGAGCTGCTCGCCGCCGCCGAGCAGCGCGCGATCATGACCGGCCACCGGTGGGAGCAGATCGACTTCCCCGAGGGCACGGTCGCCTGA
- a CDS encoding winged helix-turn-helix transcriptional regulator, whose translation MTRTHEKVGDSPEGKGVEVVSDAELADCVARAVKGTEEALSMLEGRWKMMILFHLFARPVLRFSELERAIPAISQKMLSQQLRELERDGIVRRTVHPQVPPKVEYALTDWGRSLCPVLDALLKWLESRGASPTG comes from the coding sequence ATGACAAGAACGCACGAAAAAGTGGGGGACTCACCAGAAGGTAAGGGCGTCGAGGTGGTGTCGGACGCCGAGCTCGCCGACTGTGTTGCTCGTGCGGTCAAGGGCACCGAGGAGGCGCTGAGCATGCTGGAGGGGCGCTGGAAGATGATGATCCTCTTCCACCTCTTCGCCCGGCCCGTGCTGCGGTTCTCGGAGCTGGAGCGAGCCATTCCGGCCATCTCGCAGAAGATGCTGAGCCAGCAGCTCCGAGAACTGGAGCGCGATGGAATCGTGCGGCGCACCGTTCATCCCCAGGTGCCACCCAAGGTGGAATACGCCCTGACGGACTGGGGGCGCTCCCTGTGCCCCGTCCTGGACGCTCTCCTGAAGTGGTTGGAGTCGCGAGGCGCCTCGCCGACTGGGTGA
- a CDS encoding SDR family NAD(P)-dependent oxidoreductase — MKDAETTQTPPPAEQPTPLSLDEVRRCTHILQRMSEERVLLTNLPEAERIALLAAAGHLVHPDRDTKARLAKALRRERKQTKREHDRGLRATTEIRTLRRTAVFTVPLLPPPPPTEEPERLLEVARRCYVCKAEFRKLHFFYDSMCGTCADFNYAKRTQRAPLSGKVALITGARVKIGYQASLMLLRSGARVIATTRFPQDAAHRYAREPDFAEWSHRLHIHGLDLRHAPSVELFARHVEQTHHRLDILINNAAQTVRRPPGFYAHLLEGELRPLDELPEETRPLLAGHQACVAAVRPALGEGGAGASALETTWRSSDPALGIHSSAALSLLPYAMEQEGDTRALFPEGRLDADLQQVDLRQMNSWRMKLADVTTAEMLEVHLVNAVAPFILCGKLKPLMTRDRSSPGHIVNVSAMEGSFSRGTKTDRHPHTNMAKAALNMMTLTSAPDYAKDSIFMNAVDTGWVTDEDPAMLAERKQQELDFQPPLDIVDGAARVVDPVISSVNTGQYVWGNFFKDYRHTQW; from the coding sequence ATGAAGGACGCCGAGACCACCCAGACGCCACCGCCCGCCGAGCAGCCGACCCCCTTGTCACTGGACGAGGTGCGCCGATGCACGCACATCCTCCAGAGGATGAGCGAGGAACGTGTCCTGCTGACGAATCTCCCCGAGGCGGAGAGGATCGCCCTGCTGGCCGCCGCGGGCCACCTGGTGCATCCGGATCGCGACACGAAGGCCCGGCTGGCGAAGGCGCTGAGGCGCGAGCGCAAGCAGACGAAGCGCGAGCACGACCGGGGCCTGCGCGCGACGACCGAGATTCGCACGCTGCGCCGGACCGCCGTGTTCACGGTGCCGCTGCTTCCGCCCCCGCCGCCCACGGAGGAGCCGGAGCGGCTCCTGGAGGTGGCGCGCAGGTGCTACGTCTGCAAGGCGGAGTTCCGGAAGCTGCACTTCTTCTACGACTCCATGTGCGGCACGTGCGCGGACTTCAACTACGCGAAGCGGACCCAGCGGGCCCCGCTGTCCGGGAAGGTCGCGCTCATCACCGGCGCGCGCGTGAAGATCGGCTATCAGGCGTCACTGATGTTGCTGCGCTCGGGGGCGCGAGTGATTGCCACCACGCGGTTTCCCCAGGACGCGGCGCATCGCTACGCGCGAGAGCCCGACTTCGCGGAGTGGTCGCACCGGCTGCACATCCATGGCCTGGACCTGAGGCACGCGCCCAGCGTCGAGCTCTTCGCGCGGCACGTGGAGCAGACGCACCACCGGCTGGACATCCTCATCAACAACGCGGCGCAGACCGTGCGCCGTCCGCCCGGCTTCTACGCGCACCTGCTGGAGGGCGAGCTGCGTCCCCTCGACGAGCTCCCCGAGGAGACGCGCCCGCTGCTCGCCGGACACCAGGCGTGCGTCGCGGCGGTGCGGCCCGCCCTCGGTGAAGGCGGCGCTGGGGCCTCGGCGCTCGAGACCACGTGGCGCAGCAGCGATCCGGCGCTCGGCATCCACTCGTCCGCCGCGCTGTCGCTGCTCCCGTATGCCATGGAGCAGGAGGGCGACACGCGCGCCCTCTTCCCCGAGGGACGGCTGGACGCGGATCTCCAGCAGGTGGATCTGCGGCAGATGAACTCCTGGCGGATGAAGCTGGCGGACGTGACGACGGCGGAGATGCTCGAGGTGCACCTGGTGAACGCGGTGGCGCCCTTCATCCTCTGCGGGAAGCTGAAGCCGCTGATGACGCGCGACCGCTCCTCACCCGGCCACATCGTGAACGTGTCGGCCATGGAGGGCAGCTTCTCGCGCGGGACGAAGACGGACAGACATCCGCACACCAACATGGCGAAGGCCGCGCTGAACATGATGACGCTGACCTCGGCGCCCGACTACGCGAAGGACAGCATCTTCATGAACGCGGTGGACACCGGCTGGGTCACCGACGAGGACCCGGCGATGCTCGCCGAGCGCAAGCAGCAGGAGCTCGACTTCCAGCCGCCCCTGGACATCGTCGACGGCGCCGCGCGCGTGGTGGATCCGGTCATCTCCTCGGTGAACACCGGACAGTACGTGTGGGGCAACTTCTTCAAGGACTATCGCCACACCCAGTGGTGA